Genomic segment of Prochlorococcus marinus str. GP2:
CTTAATGAGATTGTGTTCGCAAATTTAGGTTTTCTTGGCCCTAAATTGAAATATCCTGCCCATTCGGATTGGGAACCATCTGCAATAACAAGAAATTCTGATATGTATTTTATTTTGTTATTGCATGTAATTTCCCATTTATCATTTTTTTTGATGATTTTTTCTATCAATAATGGTCTTATTATCTGAACTCCATTATTCAAGGACTCATTAAGTAATAATTGATCAAGTTTCTCTCTTTTAATAATCCAAAATGGGGATTCACCAGTAAGATCAGCCGTCACATTATCTGTAGCTTTCCATCTGAATTCAACATTCTTAATTTTTGATTCTATGGAGTCTTCTATATCTAAAGGAAGAAATCTTTGCATTGAAGATGCCATCCCACCCGCACATGGTTTGTAATCTAGGAACTCTTCTTTTTCAATAATTAAAACTGAATATCCTTTCTTTGATAGATTAAGAGCGGTGGAAGATCCTGATAATCCTCCACCAATTATTACCACGTCAAACCCTATCAAACTTTTAGAATTTCCTTCTCTTTTTCGGACAATTTAGTTTCTATTAAAGCAATATATTTATCAGTAATTTTCTGAATTTCAGATTGATTATCTCTGGATTCGTCAATAGAAATAAGACCATCTTTTTCATCTTTTTTTTCTTTATCAACAGCATCTCTTCTAATATTTCTCAAAGCCACTTTCCCTTCTTCCGCATATTTAGAGGCTAATTTACAAAATTCTTTTCTCCTTTCTTCTGTTAAAGGAGGAACATTTATTCTTATTACTTTACCATCATTATTCGGAGTAATACCTAAATCACTTATAGAAATTGATTTCTCTATAGCCTGTAAACATGAAATATCAAACGGTTGTATTGAAATTGTTTGTGAATCAATAGTGCTTATTGTGGCAAGTGATTTAATTGGTGTTTCTGCCCCGTAGTACTCAACACTTACTCTGTCTAGCAATGAAGCATTTGCTCTGCCTGTCCTAATTGTATTGAAATTTCTTTGTGTGGCTTCAATGCTTTTATCCATATTTGCCTGAATTTCTTGTTCTTTCATAATAAAAAAAATTTAAATAAGCTTTAACTAATTAATGAACCAATAGGATCCCCAGCAACAGCTTTAGAGATGTTCCCTTTTTTGAATATATCAAATACCATAATAGGTATATTGTTATCTTTGCATAGTGCTATTGCAGTACTATCCATTACTGCGATTTCATCGCTAAGAACTTGTTGATAACTAAGAGAGGA
This window contains:
- a CDS encoding NAD(P)/FAD-dependent oxidoreductase codes for the protein MIGFDVVIIGGGLSGSSTALNLSKKGYSVLIIEKEEFLDYKPCAGGMASSMQRFLPLDIEDSIESKIKNVEFRWKATDNVTADLTGESPFWIIKREKLDQLLLNESLNNGVQIIRPLLIEKIIKKNDKWEITCNNKIKYISEFLVIADGSQSEWAGYFNLGPRKPKFANTISL
- the frr gene encoding ribosome recycling factor, whose translation is MKEQEIQANMDKSIEATQRNFNTIRTGRANASLLDRVSVEYYGAETPIKSLATISTIDSQTISIQPFDISCLQAIEKSISISDLGITPNNDGKVIRINVPPLTEERRKEFCKLASKYAEEGKVALRNIRRDAVDKEKKDEKDGLISIDESRDNQSEIQKITDKYIALIETKLSEKEKEILKV